Proteins encoded by one window of Flavobacterium sp. N502540:
- a CDS encoding non-ribosomal peptide synthetase, with the protein MEKETINNVEGYQLSINQMNLWSVAEKNIQDYFNQVVIDLKSEVTLEKLKRGLALVISKNETLLFKMNEAPNVGFPVQAVSEIKQTEIVERTVQSLDQVTITTTVQESLGYGYDPLKDSAIRFCLLKDSQGNQVLAVRLFSLWADSYSTAFLCSELSKAIIDETSYEKEEREVVEYQDFSAWQQQLFSDPEEEGVNFWKNYPTDLTKDIVPFKNRNNQTFSPQRKSICIIDGDAYTELKAKMAQEDSSAEHLLLSQFAAYLSKFDEDSFTIGYLPFKRYYNELENTFGLVAKTLPVGLNEFASLSEKEAIAFIKKSVAEIGMWSDYFYVNRIHDKEATAATIFNYVFEYAELNDNYSSDILKIRDLFSVTDVFEVKVSAVDYGDSLTIDLYYDTAFYSDAAAALMASQLKGVFTNQNDVLAGQAIIEASNDTAKEYASFDSILAIFNEQAVVQGNNTALSYDDVTISYKELDEKSNQFAQYLIQNCGIQKADPVAVLLDRSPYFMISVLGILKAGAYYIPMDTAYPKDRIQFVLEDAACKLLISTPAVIGTEIYADLTVLDPSKEEIFQTQVNTSLFNKANPEDIAYCIYTSGSTGNPKGCLITHANLLNYIQWSNDYYFTDAETGNWGLITSISFDLTITSLFTSLTRGKQLWIGSDEKSINELLIESFTNPNIDTLKLTPSHLSLLKELRIDKTKVKIIICGGEQLTQNQLQNVWDIDKNIRIFNEYGPTETTVGCIVKEMTSDQAEVRIGKPIANTTIAIVDQQGNPCDIGMYGEIIISGAGVAKGYLNRPELNAERFIATEKGSLSYKTGDIARWMDNGEIIYKQRRDDQVKVRGYRIELSEIEQQLLQHPGIQQAVVLVDSKKENEKEIIAFIVCSQKEESKEIKRYLERKLPVYMVPSVIIETDAIPLTVNGKVDKKYLLTLNKGRSSSVAYVAPVNELETQITAIWQEVLQLDTVGTEDDFFELGGHSLKATQLINQYHKVFEVKLGLKEVFSSTTIKAHANLIGNSEVKKHLSIQKVQDAEDYPVSAGQRRLWVLSQFTGSAGVYNMPFHLALKGAYDVKCFSKAIEATISRHEALRTVFKINNEGEVRQLVKTTKELGFSVNYMDYTTDLHQDTNVAQYIKEDTYAAFDLTNGPLVRASILQLSDDDYIFYYNIHHIVCDGWSMNVLAKDVLALYKQLLEEKEPELPALKIQYRDYAVWQQEQLQQEQNNAHKEYWLKTLTGELPTLDLPYQKARPTVKTYAGNSLRTYITPEVTNGLKKYGQNQGGSLFIGLLAAWNVLFHKYTAEKDIIIGTPVAGREHADLSDQIGFYINTLPLRNAVDPEQSFDSFYQTVKENTLSSYEHQMYPFDNLADDLDLRNDTSRSAVFDVMLMLQNMREVAENKNLDQTAFYTIEDKGYKVSKFDMDIAFQEQGDYLAFNITYNTDLYSQEAVSRIINHYKQLLEVLVQDPKQQIKNIDYLSKEEQQELIVDFNTNAVSYPTDKTLIDLFTLQAAKTPGNTALSFKNQKYTYQELDHLSNRLANCLRQDHHIVKGDFIGVQLERDASVIISILGIMKAGAVYIPIDTAHPESRKAYIYDDTNIKLLLADKSHITISDDFKGTLLDMVTDFEPNNYSEDLEDVKLTTDDLAYIIYTSGSTGNPKGVMIEHKGIVNTILAQIELFDITNNDNGLQFASFSFDASISEIFTALLSGACLCVIDREHREDPKMLEKYIIENKIAVATIPPSYLSLMDVNSLRRLKTLITAGEAPVYSKVKEYLELGNYYNAYGPTETSICSAMYGLLKGDDLLLGNIPIGKPIANTQTFILDKDHKIVPVGVIGEICIGGAGLAKGYLNRPELTAEKFIEHPYAENERLYKTGDLGKWLPDGNIEFLGRKDDQVKISGYRIELGEVEQALLAHNQIDEAVVMVEINQFNIKSLIAYIVVSDDTLSLEQLRSFLKNLIPHYSIPSEFIALEQLPITINGKIDKKELGNTPGTKIASEKQYVAPETEKERLIIQIIAEVLGKDASMVSVQDNFFDLGANSIKMVKMLNEINRQLGTDIKVVSLFENPNIEEFVQYLDTIDSQEKNNLEEPEDISEAFDEFISLM; encoded by the coding sequence ATGGAAAAAGAAACAATAAATAACGTTGAAGGATATCAGCTTTCAATAAATCAAATGAACTTATGGAGTGTAGCTGAAAAAAACATACAAGACTATTTTAATCAGGTAGTTATTGATCTGAAAAGTGAGGTGACTCTAGAAAAGTTAAAACGCGGATTAGCACTCGTAATAAGTAAAAATGAAACCTTATTGTTTAAAATGAACGAGGCGCCAAATGTTGGTTTCCCGGTTCAGGCAGTATCTGAAATAAAACAAACAGAAATAGTAGAAAGAACGGTTCAGTCATTGGATCAGGTTACTATTACGACGACTGTTCAGGAAAGTTTAGGATACGGGTACGACCCTTTAAAAGATAGTGCGATACGTTTTTGTCTGCTGAAAGATTCACAAGGAAATCAGGTATTGGCAGTGCGTTTGTTTTCACTTTGGGCAGACAGTTACAGTACCGCCTTTTTATGCAGCGAACTATCCAAAGCCATCATCGACGAAACCTCGTATGAAAAAGAAGAGAGAGAAGTTGTAGAATATCAGGATTTTTCGGCCTGGCAGCAACAGTTGTTTAGTGATCCGGAAGAAGAAGGAGTTAATTTTTGGAAAAACTATCCGACAGATTTAACCAAAGACATTGTACCGTTTAAGAATCGCAATAATCAGACGTTCAGTCCTCAAAGAAAATCCATCTGCATTATTGACGGAGATGCTTATACCGAACTAAAAGCTAAAATGGCTCAGGAGGATAGTTCTGCCGAACATTTGTTATTATCTCAGTTCGCGGCTTATCTGTCAAAATTTGACGAGGACTCCTTTACAATCGGATATCTTCCGTTTAAAAGATATTATAACGAACTTGAAAATACATTTGGTTTAGTAGCAAAAACACTTCCGGTTGGCCTGAACGAATTTGCATCACTATCAGAAAAAGAAGCCATTGCATTTATCAAAAAATCAGTTGCAGAAATCGGAATGTGGTCTGATTATTTTTATGTAAACAGAATTCATGATAAGGAAGCCACTGCAGCCACAATCTTCAACTATGTGTTTGAGTATGCAGAGCTGAATGACAACTATTCTTCAGATATTTTAAAAATAAGAGACCTGTTTAGTGTAACGGATGTTTTTGAAGTAAAGGTTAGCGCTGTAGATTATGGCGACAGCTTAACCATAGATTTGTATTACGATACCGCTTTTTACTCCGATGCCGCAGCAGCTTTAATGGCTTCTCAGCTTAAGGGAGTTTTTACCAATCAGAATGATGTTTTAGCAGGTCAGGCCATTATAGAGGCATCGAATGATACTGCTAAAGAATATGCATCATTTGATTCTATTTTGGCAATCTTTAACGAGCAGGCAGTAGTACAAGGAAATAACACGGCTCTGTCTTATGATGATGTTACTATTTCTTATAAAGAGTTAGACGAAAAATCAAATCAATTCGCTCAATATTTAATTCAGAATTGTGGCATTCAAAAAGCAGACCCTGTTGCGGTTTTACTGGATCGTTCGCCTTATTTTATGATTAGTGTTTTAGGAATTCTTAAAGCCGGAGCCTACTATATTCCAATGGACACCGCTTATCCTAAAGACCGAATTCAATTTGTTTTGGAAGATGCAGCCTGTAAGCTTCTCATCAGTACACCGGCTGTAATTGGGACAGAAATTTATGCTGATTTAACCGTTCTTGATCCGTCTAAAGAAGAAATATTTCAAACACAGGTCAATACGTCACTATTTAATAAAGCCAATCCGGAAGATATTGCCTATTGCATCTACACTTCAGGGTCTACCGGAAATCCAAAAGGTTGTCTAATCACTCATGCCAATCTTTTAAACTATATACAATGGTCGAATGACTATTATTTTACGGATGCGGAAACAGGAAACTGGGGATTGATTACTTCTATTTCGTTTGATCTTACCATAACTTCCCTTTTTACAAGTTTAACCAGAGGGAAACAATTGTGGATCGGATCGGATGAAAAGTCAATTAACGAATTGCTTATAGAAAGTTTTACCAACCCAAATATTGATACCTTAAAATTAACGCCTTCGCACCTTTCGTTACTGAAAGAGCTGCGTATAGATAAAACCAAGGTTAAAATCATTATTTGCGGCGGTGAACAATTAACTCAGAATCAATTGCAGAATGTGTGGGACATCGACAAAAACATCCGCATATTTAATGAATACGGACCAACTGAAACGACTGTAGGCTGTATCGTAAAAGAAATGACAAGCGATCAGGCTGAGGTACGCATTGGGAAACCTATTGCCAATACCACCATAGCGATTGTAGATCAGCAGGGTAATCCTTGCGATATTGGAATGTACGGTGAAATTATAATTTCGGGTGCAGGAGTTGCAAAAGGATATCTAAACCGTCCGGAACTTAATGCAGAACGTTTTATCGCAACAGAAAAGGGTTCATTATCTTATAAAACAGGAGACATTGCCAGATGGATGGATAATGGAGAGATCATTTACAAACAACGAAGAGACGATCAGGTCAAAGTAAGAGGTTATCGAATAGAATTAAGTGAAATCGAACAACAGTTGCTGCAGCATCCCGGGATCCAGCAGGCAGTTGTATTAGTAGACAGTAAAAAGGAGAACGAAAAAGAGATTATTGCTTTTATTGTTTGTTCTCAAAAAGAAGAATCAAAAGAGATCAAAAGATATCTGGAGCGCAAATTACCAGTGTATATGGTACCCTCTGTGATTATAGAAACAGACGCCATTCCGTTAACTGTAAATGGAAAAGTAGACAAAAAATATTTACTGACATTAAATAAAGGCCGATCATCAAGTGTAGCGTATGTGGCTCCGGTAAATGAACTTGAAACACAAATTACAGCCATTTGGCAGGAAGTACTTCAATTAGATACGGTAGGAACTGAAGATGACTTTTTTGAACTGGGAGGCCACAGTCTTAAAGCGACACAACTGATCAACCAATATCATAAAGTTTTTGAAGTAAAACTGGGATTAAAAGAAGTATTCTCAAGTACGACCATCAAGGCACATGCTAATTTGATTGGAAACTCGGAAGTAAAAAAGCATCTCTCCATACAAAAAGTTCAGGATGCCGAAGATTATCCGGTTTCAGCAGGACAACGCAGATTATGGGTGTTGAGTCAGTTTACAGGAAGTGCCGGAGTATACAACATGCCTTTTCACCTAGCTTTAAAAGGAGCGTATGACGTAAAATGTTTTTCAAAAGCAATAGAAGCTACTATAAGCAGACACGAAGCTTTGCGAACCGTATTTAAAATCAATAATGAGGGAGAGGTAAGACAGCTAGTCAAAACGACAAAGGAACTGGGGTTCAGTGTAAATTATATGGATTACACGACCGATCTGCATCAGGACACAAACGTAGCCCAGTATATAAAAGAAGATACTTATGCAGCATTTGACCTGACCAACGGACCGTTGGTAAGAGCCAGTATATTACAGCTTTCAGATGATGATTATATATTTTACTATAACATACATCATATTGTTTGCGACGGCTGGTCAATGAATGTTCTGGCAAAAGATGTCCTGGCACTATACAAACAGCTTCTGGAAGAGAAAGAACCGGAATTACCGGCACTAAAAATCCAGTACAGAGATTATGCCGTCTGGCAGCAGGAACAATTGCAGCAGGAGCAAAACAATGCTCATAAAGAATATTGGTTAAAAACACTGACTGGAGAACTTCCTACTTTAGATCTGCCATATCAAAAAGCAAGACCAACCGTTAAGACTTATGCGGGGAATAGCCTAAGAACTTATATTACACCGGAAGTTACAAACGGACTTAAAAAGTACGGACAAAACCAGGGAGGGAGTTTATTTATAGGATTGCTGGCCGCCTGGAATGTCCTGTTTCACAAATATACCGCTGAAAAGGATATCATTATCGGAACGCCTGTTGCAGGTAGAGAACATGCCGATTTAAGTGATCAGATAGGTTTTTATATCAATACACTTCCGTTGCGAAATGCAGTAGATCCGGAGCAGAGTTTTGATTCTTTTTATCAAACAGTAAAAGAAAATACCCTCTCGTCTTATGAACATCAGATGTATCCTTTCGATAATTTGGCAGACGACCTAGATCTCCGAAACGATACCAGCAGAAGTGCCGTGTTTGACGTGATGCTTATGTTACAAAACATGAGAGAGGTTGCTGAAAACAAAAACCTGGATCAGACAGCTTTTTATACGATAGAAGATAAGGGATATAAAGTATCTAAGTTTGATATGGACATTGCGTTTCAGGAACAGGGAGATTATCTCGCTTTTAACATCACTTACAATACCGACCTGTATTCGCAGGAAGCGGTATCACGTATCATAAACCATTACAAACAATTGCTGGAAGTACTGGTACAAGATCCAAAGCAGCAGATAAAAAACATAGATTACCTATCGAAAGAAGAACAACAAGAGCTTATCGTTGATTTTAATACCAATGCAGTATCCTATCCGACTGATAAAACCTTAATCGATTTGTTTACACTTCAGGCTGCCAAAACTCCGGGAAATACAGCATTATCATTTAAAAATCAAAAGTATACTTATCAGGAACTGGACCATCTTTCGAACCGTTTGGCGAATTGTTTAAGACAGGATCACCATATTGTAAAAGGAGATTTTATAGGAGTACAGTTAGAAAGAGATGCATCTGTAATTATTTCGATTTTAGGAATTATGAAAGCAGGAGCTGTTTATATTCCGATAGACACAGCACATCCGGAATCCCGAAAAGCATACATCTATGACGATACTAACATAAAGTTACTCCTTGCAGATAAGTCTCATATAACGATCAGCGATGATTTTAAAGGGACCTTGCTTGATATGGTTACCGATTTTGAACCGAATAATTATAGTGAAGATTTAGAAGATGTAAAACTTACAACGGATGATTTAGCCTATATCATTTATACTTCGGGTTCTACCGGAAATCCTAAAGGAGTAATGATTGAGCATAAAGGGATTGTAAACACTATTCTCGCTCAAATCGAACTTTTCGATATTACAAATAATGATAACGGATTGCAGTTTGCTTCATTCTCATTTGATGCTTCAATATCCGAAATATTCACAGCACTTTTATCAGGAGCGTGTTTATGTGTAATCGACAGAGAACACCGTGAGGATCCAAAAATGCTGGAAAAATATATTATCGAGAACAAAATCGCTGTAGCTACCATACCGCCTTCTTATTTGAGTCTGATGGATGTAAATTCTTTAAGAAGATTAAAAACTTTAATCACAGCAGGTGAAGCTCCTGTTTATAGTAAGGTAAAAGAATATTTGGAGTTAGGGAATTATTATAACGCTTATGGTCCCACAGAAACCAGTATTTGTTCTGCGATGTACGGCTTGCTTAAAGGAGATGATTTGCTATTAGGAAATATACCAATAGGAAAACCTATAGCCAATACCCAAACCTTTATTCTGGACAAGGATCACAAAATAGTACCTGTTGGAGTTATTGGAGAAATATGCATAGGAGGAGCCGGATTGGCCAAAGGTTATTTAAACAGACCGGAACTTACAGCAGAGAAATTTATTGAACATCCGTATGCAGAGAACGAACGTCTGTACAAAACAGGAGATTTAGGAAAATGGCTGCCGGACGGTAATATCGAATTTCTGGGAAGAAAAGATGACCAGGTTAAAATTTCGGGATATCGAATTGAACTCGGAGAAGTAGAGCAGGCTTTACTGGCTCACAATCAAATTGACGAAGCTGTTGTAATGGTAGAGATCAATCAATTTAATATCAAAAGTTTAATTGCCTATATAGTAGTATCCGATGATACATTGTCGTTAGAACAGCTAAGATCATTCCTTAAAAACTTAATTCCGCATTATAGCATTCCTTCAGAGTTTATAGCCTTAGAACAATTGCCGATTACTATAAACGGAAAGATCGATAAAAAAGAATTGGGGAATACACCGGGAACTAAAATAGCCAGCGAAAAACAATACGTAGCACCCGAAACCGAAAAGGAGAGACTGATCATACAAATCATAGCCGAAGTATTAGGAAAAGACGCCAGCATGGTAAGCGTACAGGATAACTTCTTTGATCTGGGAGCAAATTCTATAAAAATGGTCAAAATGCTCAATGAAATTAACCGACAGTTAGGGACTGATATTAAAGTGGTATCACTGTTTGAAAATCCGAATATAGAAGAGTTTGTTCAGTATTTAGATACAATCGATTCTCAGGAAAAAAACAATCTGGAAGAGCCGGAAGATATATCAGAGGCTTTTGATGAATTTATAAGCTTAATGTAA
- a CDS encoding type I polyketide synthase, protein MENKTRKKDIAIVGVSGKYPKSDTINEFWEHLKNGEELVHFYTDDELRAVGVSEKDLANPSLIKAQASLDDPNSFDYSFFGYTKQEAISMDPQIRMMHEQVWLGLEDAGYNPRTYKDKIGLYLSASDNMNWRAYTMIANNDNVNSFFLNQISNKNFISTLISYNLNLRGPSYYVDTACSSSLVAVHQACRSLLMRECSIAIAGGIRIYSKPYRGHSYQEGMTNSKDGHCKAFDEDSSGIVSGEGAGVVILKRLEDAIADNDQIYAVIRSSVVNNDGNRKVGYTAPSINGQYECIKQAHQMAEVTPESITYIEAHGTGTKLGDPIEVEALNKSFGYNANHHCALGSVKTNIGHLDAAAGITGFLKATLSLKNKMIPPSLHFKNPNPEINFKSGPFKVQTELAAWHSVNNQPLRAGVSSFGIGGNNAHVILEEAPKKAETIADNSYQLLRFSAQSLGSLNAYQEKLISFLENKENDSFRDMAYTLQTGRNQFKYNRFLVSNSKENALEILKDPLSTALYSAKLDQKRKIVFMCTGSGAQYLNMGKDLYENEPYFKQLMDEGFSIIKELTGVDVQKVLYKEDTATGGFDVNKNEFTQPIVFVFEYALAKQLMRWGIQPDKLIGHSTGEFVAACLSGVFSFETGLKLVAKRALLMNKSSKGSMLSVSLSEEKIKKYLNSQIALAVVNSPESCVLSGTEDAIETLIEIFEAEEILCSKLKISLGGHSFLMDPVLEEFRQELKNVEFSRLKIPFVSNLTGALITPEEAMSSQYWIDHLRSTVRFSDGLTTLLKEPNTIFIEVGPGNTLTTLFQQQKHDPTSNNTVVNLIRHPKQEINDQEHLLKKIGELWTNGIDIDWEAYYGEQKPYKVAMPGYAFNKTKLPVKVNPFEFINFSGAETSTAATIPFALEHFDDNEAFQEDQDENAVSFINYVEPTNETERKLVEMWKTFFSKEEIGILHDFFALGGNSLKGVTMLKLIQKVFDIDIKIKDFYQKSTIKELAAEIDMGLKFTTLQEENTYKSVMTI, encoded by the coding sequence ATGGAAAATAAAACTAGAAAAAAGGATATTGCTATTGTTGGAGTTTCAGGCAAATATCCTAAATCAGATACCATTAATGAGTTTTGGGAGCATTTAAAAAATGGCGAAGAATTAGTCCATTTTTATACCGATGATGAATTAAGAGCTGTTGGAGTAAGCGAAAAAGACCTGGCAAACCCAAGTTTAATAAAAGCACAAGCGTCTCTGGATGATCCTAATAGTTTTGATTATTCTTTTTTTGGATACACCAAACAGGAAGCGATCTCTATGGATCCTCAAATACGCATGATGCACGAACAGGTTTGGCTGGGATTGGAAGATGCAGGTTACAATCCGAGGACTTACAAAGATAAAATAGGCTTGTACTTATCGGCATCTGATAATATGAACTGGAGAGCCTATACGATGATTGCCAACAATGACAATGTCAACTCATTTTTCCTGAATCAGATCTCTAACAAAAACTTTATCAGTACATTGATCTCTTACAATCTGAACCTGAGAGGACCAAGTTATTATGTAGATACAGCCTGTTCAAGTTCGTTGGTAGCGGTACATCAGGCTTGTCGTTCTTTGCTCATGCGAGAATGTTCGATAGCAATAGCGGGAGGGATACGAATCTATTCAAAACCATACCGAGGACATTCCTACCAGGAAGGAATGACCAATTCTAAAGACGGTCACTGTAAAGCCTTTGATGAAGATTCATCCGGAATTGTATCCGGAGAAGGCGCAGGAGTAGTCATTTTAAAAAGATTAGAAGATGCCATAGCCGATAACGATCAAATCTACGCCGTAATTCGATCTTCAGTAGTAAATAATGATGGAAACAGAAAAGTAGGTTACACTGCTCCAAGTATAAACGGACAATATGAGTGTATCAAACAAGCCCATCAAATGGCAGAAGTAACACCGGAGTCGATAACCTATATCGAGGCGCATGGTACAGGAACAAAGTTAGGAGATCCTATTGAAGTAGAAGCACTAAATAAATCGTTTGGCTACAACGCCAATCATCACTGTGCTTTAGGATCGGTTAAAACCAATATTGGACATCTCGATGCTGCAGCGGGAATTACAGGTTTTTTGAAGGCCACATTGTCGTTAAAAAATAAAATGATTCCGCCGTCCCTGCATTTTAAAAATCCCAATCCCGAAATTAATTTTAAATCAGGGCCTTTTAAAGTACAAACCGAGTTAGCAGCCTGGCATTCGGTTAACAACCAGCCTTTAAGAGCAGGAGTAAGCAGCTTTGGTATCGGAGGAAATAATGCCCATGTCATTTTAGAAGAAGCTCCGAAGAAAGCAGAAACGATAGCGGATAATTCGTATCAACTGCTGCGTTTTTCGGCACAATCGCTGGGATCTTTAAATGCCTATCAGGAAAAACTAATCTCGTTTCTGGAAAACAAGGAGAACGATAGTTTTCGGGATATGGCCTATACCCTTCAAACCGGTAGAAACCAATTTAAGTACAACCGTTTTTTAGTAAGCAATTCTAAAGAAAATGCTTTAGAAATTTTAAAAGATCCTTTAAGCACAGCACTCTATTCGGCAAAACTGGATCAAAAGCGTAAAATAGTTTTTATGTGTACCGGTTCAGGAGCACAGTATCTTAATATGGGAAAAGACCTTTATGAAAATGAGCCCTATTTTAAACAGCTTATGGATGAAGGTTTTTCAATTATTAAAGAACTGACTGGGGTCGACGTTCAAAAGGTTTTGTACAAAGAAGATACAGCCACAGGAGGTTTTGATGTTAATAAAAACGAATTTACGCAACCTATAGTATTTGTTTTTGAATATGCTTTGGCCAAACAATTAATGCGTTGGGGAATTCAGCCTGATAAATTGATAGGACATAGTACGGGCGAATTTGTTGCCGCCTGTTTAAGTGGTGTTTTTTCTTTTGAAACAGGATTGAAGCTGGTTGCAAAACGTGCTTTATTGATGAATAAATCGTCTAAAGGCAGCATGTTGAGTGTATCGCTTTCGGAAGAAAAAATAAAAAAATACTTAAACAGCCAGATCGCTTTGGCGGTGGTTAACTCTCCGGAATCTTGTGTTTTATCGGGCACCGAAGATGCAATAGAGACCCTTATAGAAATATTTGAAGCCGAAGAAATTTTATGTTCTAAATTAAAGATCTCCTTAGGAGGACATTCCTTTTTAATGGATCCGGTATTGGAGGAATTTAGACAGGAACTGAAAAATGTAGAATTTTCGAGGCTTAAAATTCCATTTGTATCCAACTTAACAGGAGCATTAATAACTCCCGAAGAAGCCATGTCTTCTCAATATTGGATCGATCATTTGAGAAGCACAGTACGATTTTCGGACGGTTTAACCACCTTGTTAAAAGAGCCTAATACCATTTTTATCGAAGTAGGTCCGGGAAACACATTAACAACCCTTTTCCAACAGCAAAAACACGATCCGACTTCTAACAATACGGTCGTAAATCTGATTAGACATCCGAAACAGGAAATCAACGACCAGGAACATCTTCTGAAAAAAATAGGAGAATTATGGACCAACGGCATCGATATCGATTGGGAAGCTTATTACGGGGAACAAAAGCCATATAAAGTAGCAATGCCGGGTTATGCTTTCAACAAAACAAAGCTTCCTGTAAAAGTAAACCCGTTTGAGTTTATTAATTTCTCAGGAGCTGAAACGTCGACTGCGGCAACAATTCCTTTTGCACTGGAACATTTTGACGACAATGAAGCATTTCAGGAAGATCAGGATGAGAATGCAGTTTCTTTTATCAATTATGTTGAACCAACCAACGAAACAGAAAGAAAACTGGTCGAAATGTGGAAAACATTTTTCAGTAAAGAGGAGATAGGAATTCTGCATGACTTCTTTGCTTTAGGAGGCAATTCTTTAAAAGGAGTTACCATGCTCAAACTGATTCAGAAAGTATTTGATATAGACATAAAAATTAAAGATTTCTATCAAAAATCTACCATCAAAGAACTGGCTGCAGAGATCGATATGGGATTAAAATTCACAACGCTTCAGGAAGAAAATACCTATAAATCGGTAATGACAATCTAA